A segment of the Carya illinoinensis cultivar Pawnee chromosome 1, C.illinoinensisPawnee_v1, whole genome shotgun sequence genome:
TCTTACTATCTTTTCAGCTTATTTTTACCACCTAttcaaaatgtaaaataaaaaataataataaaaaacttgaattgAACACTTTTGCCAAATATTTTTACCAAGGCAATTTTCCACGCTTCTATGTCAAATATACACATTCTAGTAGTCTCAATTCGAAACGTGTAAATAGGAACACCAAACCATTTTTTCTCTAGTAGGAAAAATGCTTGATGCTCAGCATTTACCTACACGCAAGACAAGTAAAAATAAGTCAACTATCCGAAGCCACAACATGTGTTACAGAATAAAAGGGGAAGAAAAGACTATTAGAATGGCATCATATCTTGCTTGTACTTTATAAGAATAACATCGGGGATGATACATGCACCCTACATAGTGTCATCGGAATTTCTTAAACACCCAAACGAGTGCCACTATCAGAACATCCCCACGCTCTCCCTTTACGAGCCACAACAACTTGACTTTTGAGCAGCTTGACCACCACCGTCCGTCTGGTCTGGTTTGTTGATCTTGAGGGTCGGAGGCTGAAAATACCAGGAATAATCAGTCCGTTAAATTGGAGAAAAAGAATAAGCTAGGATTCCCATTGTTTGATGGCACAAATCTACTGCTTTTTCGCCCGCCCGccgggtggggggggggggggggggggggggcgaaaaacaaaacaaaacaaggaAAACAGAACGCATACCTCAGCCCTGGAATCGGTCTCTGCAAGCCTACGCTTAATATCCCTTGCTATTGAGAAGAAAACCTCCTCCACATTCATATTTGTCTTTGCACTCTGTAAAAGATACTGTTTTGTCACAAACAGGAGATTATCTGGTGTTTCAAATGTAGTTTACGTCTTGACAGCCTGTTGCCACTTACAGTCTCAAAGAACTTGATGCCATACTCATCAGCAAGAGCTTGACCCTTAGAGGTAGGCACCGcctaagaaaacaaagaaaatatctTTCCAGTCAACAATGTAGAACACATTGGCAGGCACAcaaatatacacacacatacttCCAGGGTGTTCCATGTTGGATGGAATAGACTGTTATAGCCATCCATGCAGTTCTGTGCTTAATTTACGAACTCAGAATCCAGCCCAACAGCTGAAAAAGAAGCATTTTCTGCTAATTGATTAATCAGGAAAACCTACCCTTTTGCTTTCATCCATGTCAGACTTGTTCCCCACCAAGATTTTGTTAACATTGTCAGACGCATGTTGCTCAATGTTGCGAATCCAGTTCCTAATGTCtaaacagaaaaatatatatatatatctatatagatATTAGTCTTTATTTCAAATGCTATGAACTCATCAAACATTGTCATTGgacacaaaaacaaaaccaagacAAGAAGAGAACTTACTGTTGAAAGATGACTCGTCAGTAACA
Coding sequences within it:
- the LOC122290464 gene encoding ras-related protein RABE1c-like is translated as MAAAPARARADYDYLIKLLLIGDSGVGKSCLLLRFSDGSFTTSFITTIGIDFKIRTIELDGKRIKLQIWDTAGQERFRTITTAYYRGAMGILLVYDVTDESSFNNIRNWIRNIEQHASDNVNKILVGNKSDMDESKRAVPTSKGQALADEYGIKFFETSAKTNMNVEEVFFSIARDIKRRLAETDSRAEPPTLKINKPDQTDGGGQAAQKSSCCGS